TCTGCCTTAAATGACGATTATGTAAGTTCATCATCTCTTTACCAATTTCAGCATCAGACTCAATTTTATTTTTAATCTCAGCTTTAATACGTTCTGTCCAATAGTCCTTAACCATTGTCATCACCATTAAGCAAATCAATATCAGCTAAACGTTGTTGGCGTTCAATTGTCTGCATCAAACTACCCGTATTCAAATCTTGCGCATTTAACCGCTCCATTTCAGCCGATACATCATCCACAATATCTGTTAAACGCATCGCTGTTTCATTGGATACAGTCCCATTCAAGTCTTTGAAAGCATTAATCTTCTCTTGAAGTGACTTAGGTAAGTTAGGCGTAAATGTGATTTTCAGCTTGCTAATATCAAAATCATTGATTTCACGCAACACACTACCAATGCTTGCAAGCAAACGATAACGTCGTTTTAAACCTGCTTCAAGCAACGCTTGGGTCGTTACTCGTTCTTGGTATAAGCCAAACATCTTCCATTTCATTGCTTCACCTGACTGATTGCCACCAAAGTTCATATCGGTCATATCTGGCATATTGGTAAACTTATGAATATCATTCGTCAATCTATCTTTATACGCTTCAGTTCCTTGAACATCGTACTGTTTATACAAATACTTGGCGTCTACTGTACCAGACTCTCGCCCCTCTTGGTCAATCGGTGGTACAATATGCATCATTCTAGCCTTGCGCATTTTCTTCATGTATTCGATTTGTTTCTCTGCATTATCAATATCTACAGGCAATTGAATGTTACCAATAATCGCTAAAATAGCATCCGATAAATCCGTCATGTAGTTACTCGTATCTGATTGTGCTTCTAATTTGCTATACCTTACGATTTTTCGATAAAATCGATGCTTCTTTATCGATATAATTATCCGTCTTCCCTTTCACTGAATACCCTGCTTCAATGTATGCTTGCCTTTGAGATAGTCCACTAACAAGTCTCTAGACGAATTTTTCATGTCTCGCTATAAGCTTTACCAATGAGCCACCCGCTTTCAACGCAAATAAGCACCGCTAAGGCGATGCAGACACTCAATGATTCACATAATTTTTCGATAATTAGCTAAAGCAAACTCAATTGCGCATATTGTATTTCTTCTAAATAATTTTCACCCGGAACACAATTCCACGGACAATCTTCAATAACATCTAAAGTTATTGACTAACGCGCATAAAATGCGTATGATATAAACATAGAAAGGAGATGAGCTGAATGCCGATGACCCCAAAGGAAATGATTAATTTACTATTAAAGAACGGCTTCATCATGCTAAATAAATATGGAAGTCATCAAAAGATGTTCCACCCTGACAAAAATATTACCACTATCATACCCATGCATAATAAAGACTTAGGCAAAGGGCTAGAACACGCCATACTGAAGCAAACAGGTCTTAAATGACCTTCAGCCTTCATGACTCACTCATCACCTAAATAAAATTACAGAAAGGTTGATTATCTTGTTAATTTATCCAGCAACATTTGAAAAAGACGAAAAGTACATCCTTGTTCGATTTCCTGACATTCCAGAAGCGGTGACGCAAGGAGAAACACTGGAAGAAGCATATGAAATGGCACAAGAAGTACTAGGTATCGCTCTTGAAGATAAAGACGTATTTCCTGAAGCAAGTTCCCTATCTGATATTCAAAAACAATTTCCAAATGCAATGGTGTCACTAGTGGGAATCGATTTAATCGCCTATCGACGTAAATACCATTCAAAATCTGTCAGAAAAAACGTAACAATCCCTGAATGGATTAGCAATCTTGCCCAATCCGAGGGTATCAACTTCTCTCAAACACTCACTGAAGCTTTAAAAGAAAAGTTAGGAATAGTTTAACCCAATGTCGTCATCAGGTTTTTCTTTTCCAAAAATAAAAAAACAAATACCTCACCAGATTATTTTCTGGTGGGGTATTTGGTGGGGAACCAATAAATAATATTGAAATTTTTGCTTTTTTTAATCCTCAAAAATACTATAACATCAACCATTTCAGTTCAGGTTGAAATTTTTAACTATTCCCACTCGATAACCATTATATCGTTTGAAAACACTGATATAACAGTATTTGTAGCTGTTCTGATTTAATTTGGCGACAATTTTGGCGACTTTTTCGATACTGCTTGGTTGCCATTAAATTGCACCATGGTTTTGTTTGCGTGTTTAACTGAAATTAAACCAGTCATTTCATCGGCTAGTTCTTTATCGACCCCTGCCCATAAATGAGCATAGTGTTTCAAAGTAATTTCAGGAGATGAATGTCCTAATCGCTTTGAAACAATAAGGACCGAAGCATTTAATTCATTGATAAGATAGGAAGCGTGAGAATGTCTAAGTTCTTTAGCTTGTATCTCTGGTACATTTGCTAATTTTGCGTATCGTTTGATTATCCTTGATATTGTTGATTTCAGCATAGGGTTTCCGTCATAGCTAAGAATGAAATTTACTTTCCCCAAACTAGATTGACGTTCCTTCCATTCCTTAAGTACAGTAATAGTATCATCATCTAGTGAGATTGTTCGTAAACCAGAATCAGTTTTAGTATGATTTTGGCGAATCCATTCTGACTTATTTTTAATAATCAGCATATGATTAACCGTGAGCTTTTTTTTCTCAAAATCAACGTTATTCCACCACAAAGCAGTACCTTCATTTACACGTAATCCTGTGCAAAAATAGAGCCATAATAAAACAAAACATAGATGTTCATAGAAATCATCAATATAGATATGTCTGATTACTTCTTCAAAATCTTGTTTTGTCCAATATTTAGAGTGAGTCTTCCCCTTTGGAATCGCTGTTACTCTGTTTGACACATTTACTTCTAAAAATTGCATACTTACAGCAAATTCCAATGTTTTACGAAACAGTCCAAATATCAAACTAGCATAGGCTTGTGAGTAATTTCCACCATTTTTTGATAAAAGCCATGTTCTGAAATTTTGTACATCCAAAACCGAAATATCCTTTAGTTTCTTTCTACCAAACCTTTTTATAACTAAATGGATTGCTGACTGGCGTGTGGAGTAGGTCTGCTCATTTACTTCTGATTGATAAAATGGTAAATAGGTTGTTTTCATAAATTGCTCATATGTCATGTCATAATTTGAATAGCCATTAGATTGTAGATAGTCATTTTTAACTCTAATAGCCTCTGCATATGCTTCTTTTGCAGATGAAAACTTTTGTCCCTTAAAATTTTTACGGGACTTTTTCTTAATACGTTTTCCAGTAATTTTATCGTTTCCAAGGCTTACTTCATAATAAAAGTTTCCGTTATTATCAATGTATACATCTTGTAAATTTGTCTTTACCATAAGTTACCTCTTTCTAGTCATGTAACTTACAACCAAGAACCTTTTCAACGGCAGTAGACGGGACTCTTCCAAGCCGTCTATTATCGTATAAAGTATACCCTTGTTGTACCATATTCAGCTTTACTTGTCGAATAATTTGTTGTGCTGTTGCTTTAGGATAACCTAATGCAACTAGATCTTTATACGTCACTGTAATATTATTCATATTGTTATTACCTCTTGTAAATTATATTTTTTTTTGAGACAATAGCAACAACAGAAGTAGTTGTTGCTATTTTTGTTGTTTAAAGGTTGGGTTATCGTTGTTAGTTTGGTCGCTGGCATCGATAACCTTTTTCGATTTGTTCCATTTCATATTTCGAATAACTGTTTTTACTAGTATGTCAGTTGCTTCATTAATATTGCATTGATTGATTTCAAAAAATTTAAAAGTATAACTGTCACGGTCATAACTAGAAATTTTAGTATTTTGATCCCACATATTCTTGCGAGGGATTGACAAATGAAACTTATCATTTATCTCAATAAGATAATCAATTCGACGTACAAATTGTCCAATATCTTCTCTAAAAATGCCTTTTGCATGTTCAAAGAAATCCACAGGTTCCTGAGTATTCGTTATAATGATAACTTTCGCTGAACCCATTTTATTGTGATAACGAGCCGAAATAGGACTAATCATATACGGGTCAAGTAGTTTCAGCCAATCTGAAACCATTAAACTCTCGCCTTTCATATCATCAAGAAATAAGATATCTTGCCCATTATATTCATCAAAAGCATTAGTAGAAGCTGTTACACAAAAATCCCATTTTTGACCGAATTTAAGTGCAATTTCCTGCAATAAACGAATTAGTTTTTTTCCATATTGAGTTTTCCCTGCACCACTTCTGGCATTAATAAAAAAAGTCGTCTTTTTAAATTTCCCTGCTTCAAGTTCAGCAATTGTTTGATAACTTTTACGTTCTCCAGCAGAGTCCAGAGCTTCATTAATTTTTCGTTTATGTTGTCCATAAATTGAATAAAACTCATCAGTTAGTAAAATATTAGTTTTTGTAATTTGTCCAGCCAATATTTGTTCAACAAGCCAATCAATGCTATAACTCGTTTCCTTTGCTTTTTTTGTTGCACGTCCCTTTACCCAGTTTTCCATACTTCGATGATAAATGCTTGTATAGTCTTCTCCACGCAAAGTTGTAACTTCTTCTGGCTGATATTGATGTTTAGTTTCGTCTTTTGCATGAACTAAATAAGCTAAACAGTTATCATAACCGTAGCGACCCGATTTTAATTTTTCCAAATATTGAGTTTCCACTTCAATAGCTACTGCAATTTTATTCAAAGACGCACCTTTTTCGAATTTTAACAGTACATGAACGTGCTCAGCTTTATCTTCCACAATAATTGTCAATTTTTCTGAGTTCCAAACAGATACTTTATCTTTATCGTGTTTGATAATGTACGCTTCACTGACAATAATATTATTTTCCTCTAACTTTTTAACAATAATTTCCAATAGTGTTCGACAATTTCCTTTTTTTGCCTGTTGAATCGCTTCTACGTAATCTGAAGATAACCAATATTCTTCTTTTAACTGTTGTACTATCACAATGGTTGTGAGATTAGCCTCTTTTTTAGCCATAATAAGAATTACTCCTTTACCTTTTATTATTCCGTTAATTATTCCGTTGATAAATCAGTGGTGTTATATTTCGCAAAGTATCTCAAATACTTGCCCTATCAATACTTTTTAGTCTGCACGGCAGTTGACAAGCCCACTGCCGTGCAGGCGTTAGTAATAGTTAGAATTAGTATTTGTATTATTATCAATTCAGAGAATGAAACCAAGGTGTTTCAAAAAAGTGTGGCACTTCCCACTTTTTACCAGAACCGATAATGCGTGCTACCCCTTGACCTTTATCGTAGCTACGCTTAGGCATATCAGCAAAACCACTCATTAAATATTTTCGTTCGTCAGCAGAATCGGCTGCACCACCAAGCATTATTACTGCGTCAGAGCAGTTCACACGAGCGAGTGAGGGGAGAAAACCCTCTTTTGTAGCAAACTGTGAAATAGCAATAATGTGAATACCGGCTGCACCACCAGTAGCTGATAATCGATTGATAGCAGTTGTCCACCTTGATGTGAGCTTCAATGATTTATCAACTTTATCCAGTGATTCAAGTGAAGCATTTAGATTGCCTAATTCATCAAAAAATAATCCAATGTCTGTCATATCTTCCATGTCAAGATACTTTTCTTTACCAGCTTCATTGATTTCATCTAGTCGCTTATCCATGACTGAACACCAGTGTTCAGCACGCTCTACAATCTTAATAGGGTCTGATTGTCCGTTATATTCCTTAACATAACGGTCATATTTTGCCGAATTATATTCTACTATCCAACCTTGTAACAACATTAATTTAGCAATGTATCGTCCAGCTAGAACTGATTTTCCTGACCTAGTTCGAGCGATAATACTGAGCATGGGAGTTATGTCGGAATGCCAAACTAAATCTCTAGACAAACGAATAGCATGTTTATCTTCAGTAATAAATTTCTTTAATGAATCAGTATTATCGTTAAGAAATAGTCTTTGTGAAGTGAGAGTATCTTCAAAATTGAAAATGATGAAACTGTCTCCTGCCACTAATTCGGAATTCACAACAGCGAAATGTTGATATTTCCCTGACAATATTCCCGAAACCCTTTGTTCAAAGTGTTCACGATTCGCACGCTCCCAATTAGCAATGTTTTCAATAGCGATATAGCCGTTTGATAAGTCATCATCAACCCAAACGACAATTTCTGGCATTTCATTGCCGTAGCGTGTCGAGTTTGACAACTTAAGCACATCGATAATTTGCTTATCATTAAATAGTCGTCGTAGTCTAATAGCTAATTTTGTAGCGTCTATAGACATTGTAGGAATGGAAAGTGTTGAAACTTCCTCACGTTTTGACAATAAAAATATTAGTGATATAAAACTGAAAATATCTAGTAAATAACAAAACAGTAATGGGGAGGAAAAAACAGGAGCTAAAATCGATATTGAATTACATATGAAGAATAACAAAACTGTAATAGCAGCTGAAACAGCAAAGACTATCAAAGAAACTTGATAGCCTTGCACTTGAGAACCATGAGTTAATTCGATTCTTCGATATCTACGATTATTCATTGCGTTGTGCCACCGCAACGGAATCAGCAGCAAACCAACCTGTACCATTACTTGTTGCACCACCACGTACATTTTTGAATTGAAGAATAGTTCCAAACTTTACCTCAACCCTATTCGCTACTTTAATTGCATACTCTAAATCGTTATCAGTATCTACGATTGAATATTTAAATTTTCCGTCGACTTCTTCAACTGAACCTATTGAAACAACCTTTAATATAGGTACAACATCAGTTGTATATTCGTTTCCGCTTTTTTCGCTTACCATTACCATTGCTTTTGTTTTTTGTTTAAGAACTTCACTAAGAGTTCGATTCCAATTAGTTTTCGCCATCTATAGTACCTTCTTTCTTTTTTATTCAGAATTGAAAATATTTTTTCTAATCGTTCGAGCAGACATTGTTCATTTTCAATCCATCGAACTAATTCGTCATTTGACATAACATCAATATCCGAATCACGAGCGATTGAAAGTGTATTGAATGATAAACAATTTTGTCCATACCATAACGCGCGTAATTCAGCTGGT
The genomic region above belongs to Aerococcaceae bacterium zg-1292 and contains:
- a CDS encoding phage portal protein translates to MTDLSDAILAIIGNIQLPVDIDNAEKQIEYMKKMRKARMMHIVPPIDQEGRESGTVDAKYLYKQYDVQGTEAYKDRLTNDIHKFTNMPDMTDMNFGGNQSGEAMKWKMFGLYQERVTTQALLEAGLKRRYRLLASIGSVLREINDFDISKLKITFTPNLPKSLQEKINAFKDLNGTVSNETAMRLTDIVDDVSAEMERLNAQDLNTGSLMQTIERQQRLADIDLLNGDDNG
- a CDS encoding type II toxin-antitoxin system HicA family toxin, translating into MPMTPKEMINLLLKNGFIMLNKYGSHQKMFHPDKNITTIIPMHNKDLGKGLEHAILKQTGLK
- a CDS encoding type II toxin-antitoxin system HicB family antitoxin, with amino-acid sequence MLIYPATFEKDEKYILVRFPDIPEAVTQGETLEEAYEMAQEVLGIALEDKDVFPEASSLSDIQKQFPNAMVSLVGIDLIAYRRKYHSKSVRKNVTIPEWISNLAQSEGINFSQTLTEALKEKLGIV
- a CDS encoding site-specific integrase; the protein is MVKTNLQDVYIDNNGNFYYEVSLGNDKITGKRIKKKSRKNFKGQKFSSAKEAYAEAIRVKNDYLQSNGYSNYDMTYEQFMKTTYLPFYQSEVNEQTYSTRQSAIHLVIKRFGRKKLKDISVLDVQNFRTWLLSKNGGNYSQAYASLIFGLFRKTLEFAVSMQFLEVNVSNRVTAIPKGKTHSKYWTKQDFEEVIRHIYIDDFYEHLCFVLLWLYFCTGLRVNEGTALWWNNVDFEKKKLTVNHMLIIKNKSEWIRQNHTKTDSGLRTISLDDDTITVLKEWKERQSSLGKVNFILSYDGNPMLKSTISRIIKRYAKLANVPEIQAKELRHSHASYLINELNASVLIVSKRLGHSSPEITLKHYAHLWAGVDKELADEMTGLISVKHANKTMVQFNGNQAVSKKSPKLSPN
- a CDS encoding DUF3173 domain-containing protein, which encodes MNNITVTYKDLVALGYPKATAQQIIRQVKLNMVQQGYTLYDNRRLGRVPSTAVEKVLGCKLHD
- a CDS encoding AAA family ATPase; translated protein: MAKKEANLTTIVIVQQLKEEYWLSSDYVEAIQQAKKGNCRTLLEIIVKKLEENNIIVSEAYIIKHDKDKVSVWNSEKLTIIVEDKAEHVHVLLKFEKGASLNKIAVAIEVETQYLEKLKSGRYGYDNCLAYLVHAKDETKHQYQPEEVTTLRGEDYTSIYHRSMENWVKGRATKKAKETSYSIDWLVEQILAGQITKTNILLTDEFYSIYGQHKRKINEALDSAGERKSYQTIAELEAGKFKKTTFFINARSGAGKTQYGKKLIRLLQEIALKFGQKWDFCVTASTNAFDEYNGQDILFLDDMKGESLMVSDWLKLLDPYMISPISARYHNKMGSAKVIIITNTQEPVDFFEHAKGIFREDIGQFVRRIDYLIEINDKFHLSIPRKNMWDQNTKISSYDRDSYTFKFFEINQCNINEATDILVKTVIRNMKWNKSKKVIDASDQTNNDNPTFKQQK
- a CDS encoding cell division protein FtsK, translated to MNNRRYRRIELTHGSQVQGYQVSLIVFAVSAAITVLLFFICNSISILAPVFSSPLLFCYLLDIFSFISLIFLLSKREEVSTLSIPTMSIDATKLAIRLRRLFNDKQIIDVLKLSNSTRYGNEMPEIVVWVDDDLSNGYIAIENIANWERANREHFEQRVSGILSGKYQHFAVVNSELVAGDSFIIFNFEDTLTSQRLFLNDNTDSLKKFITEDKHAIRLSRDLVWHSDITPMLSIIARTRSGKSVLAGRYIAKLMLLQGWIVEYNSAKYDRYVKEYNGQSDPIKIVERAEHWCSVMDKRLDEINEAGKEKYLDMEDMTDIGLFFDELGNLNASLESLDKVDKSLKLTSRWTTAINRLSATGGAAGIHIIAISQFATKEGFLPSLARVNCSDAVIMLGGAADSADERKYLMSGFADMPKRSYDKGQGVARIIGSGKKWEVPHFFETPWFHSLN